A window of Corallococcus macrosporus DSM 14697 contains these coding sequences:
- a CDS encoding tetratricopeptide repeat protein gives MRRSPRHPRSRRLTPALALLTTLCGPPALAQYRPPPMSEAQRLVHDGESAQVAASAASASGDKKEAEEKYRKALALFEQALTAEPGNVTAAAGLGASANALNDWQRTVDRVQPVLTANPAELNLAYPVSVALFKLRRYPEAVPLMEQVATADKAEHLIVHYYLASYYLYVQQGDAAATRLKRYLALRPPALAPNDFQIHELLGRAHVLRRDAAQARASFQQAQAGRPESPSVQFGLAQVLELEGKLVEARKLLEGVTTRFPRAGDAREKLARLYLGAGDVAKADAQAQALVKLGSSPAAHLLLGDVRFAQKNAAAAEAEYRKVLQLQPGLVLGQMAVGKALQAQGRHEEAIQFLEGAVRAGANSLELWANLGSVNRRAGRFQRAVEVHRRVVELAPRQALGYVLLGADHFATGQWDQAIEDYANALQVEPEHAGAKLWLARALAHRARDRAGAGRLEDAVRDLRRAYDLERAAPMARRLGAALLETKAYADARKVLEQGVTLPGATWRDSLLLGYARLATHDAQAALEAFTRAGTQTEEPDEQAETSVGAALAEVELGQVDAAVQRLTAAGPSRAAAQVAGANLPRVLVRRALARLESGDAEAAERDLDLVDKLGTGNRKELVKLAQFVRGLARAEAGRHAEASAAIARSLKPAQPWAWPNTRALATAFVLYKKGQVPAARRQLTAAAKKPMPGQPKWLTAMTGALHRREAALAYNAGKLKVAEKAFKAALAGSPDDAQLQHNLACVDWRKGRTSDAVEAWRRLEPSVPVAALNLGIDAQERRKDAGEAVDAWRRYLAGGTGPRMAQVREWKDRLQSLHGLAEPAAGSPADATVEETP, from the coding sequence ATGCGACGCTCCCCTCGCCATCCTCGGTCGCGCCGGCTCACGCCGGCCCTGGCGCTGTTGACCACCCTGTGCGGCCCGCCCGCGCTGGCGCAGTACCGCCCGCCGCCCATGTCCGAGGCGCAGCGGCTGGTGCACGACGGAGAGTCGGCCCAGGTGGCCGCCAGCGCCGCCAGCGCCTCGGGTGACAAGAAGGAGGCCGAGGAGAAGTACCGCAAGGCCCTGGCCCTCTTCGAACAGGCGCTCACGGCCGAGCCCGGCAACGTGACCGCCGCCGCGGGCCTGGGCGCCAGCGCCAACGCCCTCAACGACTGGCAGCGCACCGTGGACCGCGTGCAGCCGGTGCTGACGGCGAACCCCGCGGAGCTGAACCTGGCCTATCCGGTGAGCGTGGCGCTCTTCAAGCTGCGCCGCTACCCGGAGGCCGTGCCGCTGATGGAGCAGGTGGCCACGGCCGACAAGGCCGAGCACCTCATCGTCCACTACTACCTGGCCAGCTACTACCTCTACGTCCAGCAGGGGGACGCGGCGGCCACGCGGCTGAAGCGCTACCTGGCGCTGCGCCCGCCCGCCCTGGCGCCCAACGACTTCCAGATTCACGAGCTGCTGGGCCGCGCGCACGTCCTGCGCCGGGACGCCGCGCAGGCGCGCGCGTCCTTCCAGCAGGCGCAGGCGGGGCGGCCGGAGTCGCCGTCGGTGCAGTTCGGGCTGGCGCAGGTGCTGGAGCTGGAGGGAAAGCTGGTGGAGGCGCGCAAGCTGCTGGAGGGCGTCACCACGCGCTTCCCGCGAGCGGGCGACGCGCGGGAGAAGCTGGCGCGCCTGTATCTGGGCGCGGGTGACGTCGCGAAGGCGGACGCGCAGGCGCAGGCGCTGGTGAAGCTGGGCAGCTCGCCCGCCGCGCACCTGCTGCTGGGCGACGTGCGCTTCGCGCAGAAGAACGCGGCCGCCGCGGAGGCGGAGTACCGCAAGGTGCTCCAGCTCCAGCCGGGCCTGGTGCTGGGGCAGATGGCGGTGGGCAAGGCGCTGCAGGCGCAGGGCCGGCACGAGGAGGCCATCCAGTTCCTGGAGGGCGCGGTGCGCGCGGGCGCCAACAGCCTGGAGCTGTGGGCCAACCTGGGCTCGGTGAACCGGCGCGCGGGCCGCTTCCAGCGCGCGGTGGAGGTGCACCGGCGCGTGGTGGAGCTGGCGCCTCGCCAGGCCCTGGGCTACGTGCTGCTGGGCGCGGACCACTTCGCCACCGGCCAGTGGGACCAGGCCATCGAGGACTACGCCAACGCGCTGCAGGTGGAGCCGGAGCACGCCGGGGCGAAGCTGTGGCTGGCCCGGGCCCTGGCGCACCGGGCGCGGGACAGGGCGGGGGCGGGGCGGCTGGAGGACGCCGTGCGGGACCTGCGCCGCGCCTACGATTTGGAGCGCGCCGCGCCCATGGCCCGCCGGCTGGGCGCCGCGCTCCTGGAGACGAAGGCCTACGCGGACGCGCGCAAGGTGCTGGAGCAGGGCGTGACGCTGCCGGGCGCCACGTGGCGGGACAGCCTGCTCCTGGGCTACGCGCGGCTGGCCACCCACGACGCGCAGGCGGCCCTGGAGGCCTTCACCCGCGCGGGGACGCAGACGGAGGAGCCCGACGAGCAGGCCGAGACCTCCGTCGGCGCCGCCCTGGCCGAGGTGGAGCTGGGGCAGGTGGACGCGGCGGTGCAGCGGCTCACCGCGGCGGGGCCGTCGCGCGCCGCGGCGCAGGTGGCGGGCGCCAACCTCCCGCGCGTGCTGGTGCGCCGGGCGCTGGCGCGGCTGGAGAGCGGGGACGCCGAGGCCGCCGAGCGCGACCTGGACCTGGTGGACAAGCTGGGCACGGGCAACCGCAAGGAGCTGGTGAAGCTGGCCCAGTTCGTGCGCGGCCTGGCGCGCGCGGAGGCGGGGCGCCACGCGGAGGCGAGCGCCGCCATCGCCAGGTCCCTCAAGCCCGCGCAGCCCTGGGCCTGGCCCAACACCCGCGCGCTGGCCACGGCCTTCGTGCTCTACAAGAAGGGGCAGGTGCCGGCCGCGCGCAGGCAGCTCACCGCCGCGGCGAAGAAGCCGATGCCCGGCCAGCCCAAGTGGCTGACGGCCATGACGGGCGCGCTGCACCGGCGCGAGGCGGCGCTGGCGTACAACGCGGGCAAGCTGAAGGTCGCGGAGAAGGCCTTCAAGGCCGCGCTGGCCGGCAGCCCGGATGACGCGCAGCTTCAACACAACCTGGCCTGCGTCGACTGGCGCAAGGGCCGCACGTCGGACGCCGTGGAGGCGTGGCGGCGGCTGGAGCCGAGCGTCCCGGTGGCCGCGCTCAACCTGGGCATCGACGCGCAGGAGCGCCGCAAGGACGCGGGCGAGGCCGTGGACGCGTGGCGCCGCTACCTGGCCGGAGGCACCGGCCCGCGCATGGCGCAGGTGCGCGAGTGGAAGGACCGCCTGCAGAGTCTGCACGGCCTGGCCGAGCCCGCCGCGGGCTCGCCCGCCGACGCCACCGTGGAGGAGACCCCATGA
- a CDS encoding SpoIIE family protein phosphatase, giving the protein MSSTNTRLKSAPPSGEFQDDALPPSERTGTREVTGARESTATNLTGPLGLGEGGTRTLIAPLEAGELPNVAQIKGLRLDQLLLLTTGLLVVLIVGLLAALSVASTQSQFEETALVSKERIQEQARELGQTVGQTIALTSATNLRDNNYAFLEEVAGSIVKTNPNILRVQIFDPDGVRMADSEGASEDKEEAAPARRAERRLVSAFYQGQPISEIQEPIDYGSSSGKGLVVISYSLGGLQKQLESLEQDKRATVRANTLRMLGLGLGFVVLAGVLVAYQSRRITRPLGMLTSKVMQLAAGNLGARAGTAQGAGREVVTLGVVFNHMAERIKVLLEDVRAKAQLEREVSLARTVQETLLPGREAVQVGPLRIAGLVVTADACGGDWWFRAALDDRRIVIGIGDVTGHGLSTSLVATSATSGFASAMTLREPSQVNAQMLITALNVTLANVGRGEHQMSSALAVIDVSNGYIDYAAGAHPSPLVFNKRSGQLASLPARGPLLGASVDSQFTSRQAQLRPGDVVVWYTDGLTEARDGAGKLYGTQRLAAAVQANAHLSAEALRDAVLADARAYSAGQPQRDDITVVVAEFSPAA; this is encoded by the coding sequence TTGTCCAGTACGAATACGCGACTGAAGTCCGCGCCCCCGTCCGGCGAGTTCCAGGACGACGCGCTCCCTCCGTCCGAGCGGACGGGCACCCGGGAAGTCACGGGCGCGCGGGAGTCCACCGCCACCAACCTGACAGGCCCCCTGGGGCTGGGGGAGGGGGGCACCCGCACCCTCATCGCTCCGCTGGAGGCGGGGGAGCTGCCCAACGTGGCCCAGATCAAGGGCCTGCGGCTGGATCAGCTCCTCCTGCTCACCACCGGCCTGCTGGTGGTGCTCATCGTGGGCCTGCTGGCGGCGCTGTCGGTGGCCTCCACCCAGTCCCAGTTCGAGGAGACGGCGCTCGTCTCCAAGGAGCGCATCCAGGAGCAGGCGCGCGAGCTGGGCCAGACGGTGGGGCAGACCATCGCGCTCACCTCCGCCACCAACCTGCGCGACAACAACTACGCCTTCCTCGAAGAGGTGGCGGGCTCCATCGTCAAGACGAACCCCAACATCCTCCGGGTGCAGATCTTCGACCCGGACGGGGTGCGGATGGCGGACAGCGAGGGCGCCAGCGAGGACAAGGAGGAGGCCGCGCCCGCCCGCCGCGCCGAGCGCCGCCTGGTGAGCGCCTTCTACCAGGGGCAGCCCATCTCCGAAATCCAGGAGCCCATCGACTACGGCTCCAGCAGCGGCAAGGGCCTGGTCGTCATCAGCTACTCGCTGGGCGGGCTGCAGAAGCAGCTCGAGTCGCTGGAGCAGGACAAGCGCGCCACGGTGCGCGCCAACACGCTGCGCATGCTGGGGCTGGGGCTGGGCTTCGTGGTGCTGGCGGGCGTGCTGGTGGCCTATCAGAGCCGCCGCATCACCCGGCCGCTGGGCATGCTGACGAGCAAGGTGATGCAGCTCGCCGCCGGCAACCTGGGCGCGCGCGCGGGCACCGCCCAGGGCGCGGGCCGTGAGGTGGTGACGCTGGGCGTGGTGTTCAACCACATGGCCGAGCGCATCAAGGTCCTGTTGGAGGACGTGCGCGCCAAGGCGCAGCTCGAGCGCGAGGTGTCGCTCGCGCGCACCGTGCAGGAGACGCTGCTGCCGGGCCGCGAGGCCGTGCAGGTGGGGCCGCTGCGCATCGCCGGCCTGGTCGTCACCGCCGACGCGTGTGGCGGCGACTGGTGGTTCCGGGCCGCCCTGGATGACCGGCGCATCGTCATCGGAATTGGCGACGTGACGGGCCACGGCCTGTCCACCTCGCTGGTGGCCACCAGCGCCACCAGCGGCTTCGCCTCGGCCATGACGCTGCGCGAGCCCTCCCAGGTCAACGCGCAGATGCTCATCACCGCCCTCAACGTGACGCTGGCCAACGTGGGCCGCGGTGAACACCAGATGTCCAGCGCGCTGGCCGTCATCGACGTGTCCAACGGCTACATCGACTACGCGGCGGGCGCGCACCCCAGCCCGCTGGTGTTCAACAAGCGCAGCGGCCAGCTCGCGTCGCTGCCCGCGCGCGGCCCCCTGCTGGGCGCGTCCGTGGACTCGCAGTTCACCTCGCGCCAGGCGCAGCTGCGTCCCGGCGACGTGGTGGTCTGGTACACGGACGGCCTCACCGAGGCGCGCGACGGCGCGGGCAAGCTCTACGGCACCCAGCGCCTGGCCGCCGCGGTGCAGGCCAACGCCCACCTGTCCGCGGAGGCCCTGCGTGACGCGGTGCTCGCGGACGCGCGGGCCTACAGCGCCGGCCAGCCGCAGCGGGACGACATCACCGTCGTCGTGGCCGAGTTCAGCCCCGCCGCCTGA
- a CDS encoding PhnD/SsuA/transferrin family substrate-binding protein, with amino-acid sequence MKTSPRSLLAGLVLACTLAAGAAAAAPKKATLGVFLATTLADGQERFEYAEALAARLSETLDAPVAAKSFGRYEDFSRAVAGGLVDFAVVDAWAAVQLGAKAKPVAWASRAGDTQQRWAIVALQRGAVKDLAGKRLAHVKGAGPADPKFVTHVVLGGDLDAQKHFKLAPVPNVESALKMLEAKGADAALVPLAHVPRDVRVLFRSGRVPGALLVDLRNHEAVLTSALGKVGAVAPFDAFARLQDKDFEDFRKLVTRGPPRRQPVLADSADLRVESSVLVRAEELGPALPSFVGDLAVSSEQPDD; translated from the coding sequence ATGAAGACGTCACCCCGTTCCCTCCTGGCTGGCCTGGTGCTGGCCTGCACCCTGGCCGCGGGTGCCGCGGCCGCGGCGCCGAAGAAGGCCACCCTGGGCGTCTTCCTGGCCACCACGCTGGCGGATGGACAGGAGCGCTTCGAATACGCGGAGGCCCTGGCCGCGCGGCTGTCGGAGACGCTGGACGCGCCCGTGGCCGCGAAGAGCTTCGGCCGCTACGAGGACTTCTCCCGCGCGGTGGCGGGCGGGCTGGTGGACTTCGCGGTGGTGGACGCGTGGGCCGCCGTGCAGCTCGGCGCCAAGGCGAAGCCGGTGGCCTGGGCCTCCCGCGCCGGTGACACCCAGCAGCGCTGGGCCATCGTCGCGTTGCAGCGCGGCGCGGTGAAGGACCTCGCCGGCAAGCGCCTGGCGCACGTCAAGGGCGCGGGCCCGGCCGACCCGAAGTTCGTCACCCACGTGGTGCTCGGCGGAGACCTGGACGCCCAGAAGCACTTCAAGCTGGCCCCCGTGCCCAACGTGGAGTCCGCGTTGAAGATGCTGGAGGCCAAGGGCGCGGATGCGGCGCTCGTGCCGCTGGCGCACGTGCCCAGGGACGTGCGCGTCCTCTTCCGCAGTGGCCGCGTGCCGGGCGCCCTGCTGGTGGACCTGCGCAACCACGAGGCCGTCCTCACCAGCGCGCTGGGGAAGGTGGGCGCGGTGGCGCCGTTCGACGCGTTCGCGCGGCTCCAGGACAAGGACTTCGAGGACTTCCGGAAGCTCGTCACGCGGGGCCCGCCGCGCCGCCAGCCCGTGCTCGCCGACAGCGCCGACCTCCGCGTGGAGTCCAGCGTGCTGGTGCGCGCCGAGGAGCTGGGGCCCGCGCTGCCGTCCTTCGTGGGTGACCTCGCCGTGTCGTCGGAACAGCCGGACGACTGA